The DNA region CCGCCGCTAAAGGCTACTACTCCCGCATGCAGCGTCGCGCAATGCAGTGCGTCGCTTTGGCACAGGCTGGGCGTCTGATGCAGAAAGACATGCGACTTCCCCTCGAACCGGTAATGAATTTCAAATTCCACTTGATGAATCATCATGGTCTGCCTGAGAGGCGTGCAACATAGCGCCACCCTGAAATGAGTACAGCGGGGTACTGGAGCGGTCCGGGGATGAAACCCTGGGCCGCTCTGTCATTTTGAGATCGATACAGACATCACCACGTTACGGTCTTGATCGTACTGCTGTTTTAGCAGAGTAGCGCCATAATCAGCCGCATCTGGATCCAATAATCAGCTCTCCGATGAGTGGCTGAACAGTGCACGCGGATGCGTTAGCGGATGCTTCGGCAACTATCCGAATGAAGGCTTTGCGCTTGCAATCGATTCATCTTGTGCACAGCTTCAAATCGACCGGTCCTACGAACTCGTTGCCATGCCCCATCACGCAAGCCACTCGCTGATTGCGCTGGAGCTCCCACGCCTGTGTCGGGTAGGTCTTGTCCCAGGCTTGATAGAGTTGTTGATCCTGACGAGACAATCGCAGGTTGTAGTGCTTGCTCATGTAGAAGTAAGTCCGGGCAATCATGCCGCGAATCGACGGGCGAGGCATGACCTTCCTGGCCTTGAAATCCACCTGCGTCAGGCACGAGCCGTACTGGCCTCTGTGCTCGGGAACCCAGCCATAACTGAAGTTGCTGCGGTCTCCGTTGACCTCACCGATGCTCGGCACCAGGTTGTGCAGGTCGGCTTCGGCACGCTTGTAGACAGCATCGCTTTTCGTGCAGTTCTTGCGGCCGCCGTTCTGCCAGCATTGACGCAGATGGCCGATCTGCCAGGCAGGTACGATGTGCTCCCATTCGATGCGGCTGGCGCGTTTGGCATTCTTGCGTGGAACGTAGCCGCAACCGGCCAGATCGACCTTTTTGCCGGTGTATTTGCAGCCGCAGTAGAACTCGGTGGATTGCGGCGCATACAGGCCCCAGGCGACTTTCTTGGCTTCACTGAACGTGCGCGGGGCGTCGGCCTGTGCGGCGAATGAAGCGGTGATGAGCAGGGTGGTGCAGAGCAGGGCAGAAAATCTAAACATCATGCCGTCAGTCTTCCTTCGGCAACGTCCA from Pseudomonas syringae includes:
- a CDS encoding endonuclease, which gives rise to MMFRFSALLCTTLLITASFAAQADAPRTFSEAKKVAWGLYAPQSTEFYCGCKYTGKKVDLAGCGYVPRKNAKRASRIEWEHIVPAWQIGHLRQCWQNGGRKNCTKSDAVYKRAEADLHNLVPSIGEVNGDRSNFSYGWVPEHRGQYGSCLTQVDFKARKVMPRPSIRGMIARTYFYMSKHYNLRLSRQDQQLYQAWDKTYPTQAWELQRNQRVACVMGHGNEFVGPVDLKLCTR